In Nonomuraea sp. NBC_00507, the following are encoded in one genomic region:
- a CDS encoding TetR/AcrR family transcriptional regulator gives MTSILRRRPAQRRSVERVERMLDECALLLDEVGYEGLTTKEVARRAEVPIGTFYQFFHDKQGLVRALALRNLDAFLERITERIATAKLGHWTDLVDLAIDEFVDMKRTTPGFAVMDFGEVLVAPGGPAVPGTDRTLDGARDNNAIVADRLRALTMEVLDMPVGPGLDRALVVAVEATDAVLKLAFRVDPRGDAALIAECKQLVRRYLSDHLP, from the coding sequence ATGACGAGTATCTTGCGCCGCCGTCCCGCCCAGCGCCGCAGCGTGGAGCGGGTGGAGCGGATGCTCGACGAGTGCGCGTTGCTGCTCGACGAGGTCGGATATGAGGGACTGACCACGAAGGAGGTCGCCCGCCGGGCCGAAGTGCCGATCGGCACGTTCTACCAGTTCTTCCACGACAAACAGGGGTTGGTGCGGGCGCTGGCGCTGCGCAACCTCGACGCGTTCCTCGAGCGGATCACCGAGCGCATCGCCACGGCCAAGCTCGGCCACTGGACCGACCTGGTCGACCTCGCCATCGACGAGTTCGTCGACATGAAGCGCACCACGCCGGGGTTCGCGGTCATGGACTTCGGCGAGGTGCTGGTCGCGCCAGGAGGGCCCGCGGTCCCGGGGACCGATCGCACGCTCGACGGGGCGAGGGACAACAACGCGATCGTGGCCGACCGGCTGCGTGCCCTCACGATGGAGGTGCTGGACATGCCCGTGGGGCCGGGGCTCGACCGGGCGCTGGTGGTGGCGGTCGAGGCGACGGACGCGGTGCTCAAGCTCGCCTTCCGCGTCGACCCCCGAGGCGACGCGGCACTGATCGCCGAGTGCAAACAACTGGTCCGCCGCTACCTCTCCGACCACCTCCCGTAA
- a CDS encoding alpha/beta hydrolase, with protein MPFAPNFPVMLRTEDGVRIDAAHTPSARTDLGIVVAHGFTGSWRERPARRIVHVLSGYAGVIAFDFRGHGRSGGETTVGDLEVLDVEAAVRHARVVGYEKIAVVGFSMGAAVAVRHAGLRGGVDAVAAVSGPARWHYRGTKPMRQVHWVIEQPFGRWAARVAKRTRIARGPWDPIPMPPYEAAALISPTPLLIVHGDADTFFPLEHAHQLYAGAREPKELWVEPGYGHAEAAATPALITRIGKWISSNFL; from the coding sequence ATGCCTTTCGCGCCCAACTTCCCGGTCATGCTCAGGACTGAGGACGGGGTTCGCATCGATGCGGCCCACACCCCGTCCGCGCGGACGGACCTCGGGATCGTGGTGGCGCACGGTTTCACCGGGTCGTGGCGGGAGCGTCCGGCGCGCCGCATCGTGCACGTGCTCAGCGGGTACGCCGGCGTGATCGCCTTCGACTTCCGCGGCCACGGGCGCTCCGGCGGCGAGACGACCGTGGGCGACCTGGAGGTGCTGGACGTGGAGGCGGCCGTCAGGCACGCGCGCGTGGTGGGCTACGAGAAGATCGCGGTGGTGGGGTTCTCCATGGGCGCGGCGGTGGCCGTACGGCACGCGGGGCTGCGTGGCGGGGTCGACGCGGTGGCGGCGGTGAGCGGCCCGGCCCGCTGGCACTACCGGGGCACCAAGCCGATGCGCCAGGTGCACTGGGTCATCGAGCAGCCGTTCGGGCGGTGGGCGGCCAGGGTGGCCAAGCGCACCAGGATCGCCCGCGGCCCGTGGGACCCGATCCCGATGCCGCCTTACGAGGCCGCCGCGCTCATCTCTCCGACCCCTCTCCTGATCGTCCACGGCGACGCCGACACGTTCTTCCCGCTGGAGCACGCGCACCAGTTGTACGCCGGCGCACGCGAGCCCAAAGAGCTCTGGGTCGAGCCCGGGTACGGTCACGCCGAGGCCGCCGCGACCCCCGCACTCATCACCAGAATCGGCAAATGGATCTCCTCGAACTTTTTGTGA
- a CDS encoding MerR family transcriptional regulator: MTVYTPAEAVEETGFSLDTLRYYEKIGLLERVTRNASGQRRFTQDDIGWLGMLRCLRDTGMPIATMLRFAELVRAGDHTIPDRIKLLEEHDGHVQAQIANLAERQRYIHNKISYYRSVM, encoded by the coding sequence ATGACGGTGTATACGCCTGCGGAGGCGGTCGAGGAGACCGGCTTCAGTCTCGACACCCTGCGTTACTACGAGAAGATCGGCTTGCTGGAGCGGGTCACCAGGAACGCCTCCGGCCAGCGCAGGTTCACTCAGGACGACATCGGCTGGCTCGGCATGCTGCGCTGCCTGCGTGACACGGGCATGCCCATCGCCACGATGCTGCGCTTCGCCGAGCTCGTCCGCGCGGGAGACCACACGATCCCGGATCGGATCAAGCTGCTGGAGGAGCACGACGGGCACGTCCAGGCGCAGATCGCGAACCTGGCCGAGCGCCAGCGCTACATCCACAACAAGATCTCCTACTACCGCAGCGTCATGTAG
- a CDS encoding aldehyde dehydrogenase, with translation MRQHDTLFIGGEWVAPAGTGTIDVVSPHTEEVVGRVPEGTAADMERAVAAAREAFDHGPWPRMTFAERAEVIGRLAAIYNERQGEMAQLITEEMGSPITFSSLAQAPQPLGMLQYYAELGKTYEQEEQRPGLFGPVTVRREPVGVVAAVVPWNVPQFVTMTKLAPALLAGCTVVLKPAPETPLDAYLLAEWVAEAGVPAGVLNIVAADREVGEHLISHPGVDKVAFTGSTAAGRRIAAICGEQLKRVSLELGGKSAAIILDDADLAASMGFLSMASLMNNGQACVAQTRILASRNRYDEVVEAIANMVNSQPVGDPADPATGIGPLVAKRQQDRVEGYIKIGMDEGAKVVVGGLDRPHDRGWYVSPTVFAGVTNDMRIAREEIFGPVLAVIPYEDEADAVRIANDSDYGLAGTVWTGDTERGMEVARQVRTGTYGVNCFMLETNAPFGGYKASGVGRELGPEGLQSYLEYKSIARLG, from the coding sequence ATGCGCCAGCACGACACGCTGTTCATCGGGGGCGAATGGGTGGCCCCGGCGGGCACGGGAACGATCGACGTCGTCTCACCCCACACCGAGGAGGTCGTCGGCCGGGTGCCGGAGGGCACGGCCGCGGACATGGAACGCGCGGTGGCGGCCGCCCGTGAGGCGTTCGACCACGGGCCGTGGCCACGGATGACGTTCGCCGAGCGGGCCGAGGTCATCGGCAGGCTGGCCGCGATCTACAACGAGCGGCAGGGCGAGATGGCCCAGCTCATCACGGAGGAGATGGGCTCGCCGATCACCTTCTCCAGCCTCGCGCAGGCGCCGCAGCCACTCGGCATGCTGCAGTACTACGCGGAGCTGGGCAAGACGTACGAGCAGGAGGAGCAGCGGCCCGGGCTGTTCGGCCCGGTCACGGTGCGGCGTGAGCCCGTGGGCGTGGTGGCGGCCGTGGTGCCGTGGAACGTCCCGCAGTTCGTCACGATGACCAAGCTGGCGCCCGCGCTGCTTGCCGGCTGCACGGTCGTGCTCAAGCCCGCGCCGGAGACGCCGCTGGACGCGTACCTGCTGGCCGAGTGGGTGGCGGAGGCGGGCGTGCCCGCCGGGGTGCTCAACATCGTGGCCGCCGACCGCGAGGTCGGCGAGCACCTGATCTCCCACCCGGGCGTGGACAAGGTGGCCTTCACCGGCTCCACCGCGGCGGGCCGCCGCATCGCGGCCATCTGCGGCGAGCAGCTCAAGCGGGTCAGCCTGGAGCTGGGCGGCAAGTCGGCCGCGATCATCCTGGACGACGCCGACCTGGCCGCCAGCATGGGCTTCCTGTCGATGGCCTCCCTCATGAACAACGGGCAGGCGTGCGTGGCGCAGACCCGCATCCTGGCCTCGCGCAACCGCTACGACGAGGTCGTCGAGGCGATCGCGAACATGGTCAACTCCCAGCCCGTCGGCGACCCCGCCGACCCGGCGACCGGCATCGGCCCGCTCGTGGCCAAGCGGCAGCAGGACCGGGTGGAGGGCTACATCAAGATCGGCATGGACGAGGGCGCCAAGGTCGTCGTCGGCGGCCTCGACCGGCCCCACGACCGCGGCTGGTACGTCTCCCCTACCGTCTTCGCCGGCGTCACCAACGACATGCGCATCGCCCGCGAGGAGATCTTCGGCCCGGTCCTGGCCGTGATCCCGTACGAGGACGAGGCCGACGCCGTCAGGATCGCCAACGACAGCGACTACGGCCTGGCCGGCACGGTGTGGACGGGCGACACCGAGCGCGGCATGGAGGTGGCCCGTCAGGTGCGCACCGGCACGTACGGCGTCAACTGCTTCATGCTGGAGACCAACGCGCCCTTCGGCGGCTACAAGGCCAGCGGCGTCGGCCGCGAGCTGGGGCCCGAGGGCCTGCAGAGCTACCTGGAGTACAAGTCGATCGCGCGGCTCGGCTGA
- a CDS encoding aldo/keto reductase produces MNIALGTIHFGTGVDLRDTFAILDRFHEAGGTMLDTANNYPFWVEGCTGDESEQAIGAWLAARGNRDEIFISTKAGARPTVPGDKTLDSAEGLSAPVIARAAEGSLRRLGTDYIDLYWAHIEDRSVPLEETLGAFNELAVQGKVRALGASNVATWRLERARNVSAARGWMPYTYVQLRHTYLRPRPLTKPAESGHTLVTDELLDYLAAEPDMTLWAYNTLMFGAYTRPDRPISEIYDHSGTTARLAVLQEVANELGATPNQVVLAWLMADGIVPIVGVSTMAQLEEAIGAADLKLDPDLRARLDAPA; encoded by the coding sequence ATGAACATCGCACTCGGCACGATTCACTTCGGCACCGGCGTCGATCTGCGGGACACCTTCGCCATCCTGGACCGGTTCCACGAGGCGGGCGGCACCATGCTCGACACCGCCAACAACTACCCGTTCTGGGTGGAGGGCTGCACCGGCGACGAGAGCGAGCAGGCCATCGGCGCCTGGCTGGCCGCCCGCGGCAACCGGGACGAGATCTTCATCAGCACGAAGGCCGGGGCGCGGCCCACCGTCCCCGGCGACAAAACCCTCGACTCCGCCGAGGGCCTGTCGGCACCTGTCATCGCCAGGGCCGCGGAAGGCAGCCTCCGGAGGCTGGGGACGGACTACATCGACCTGTACTGGGCGCACATCGAGGACCGATCCGTGCCGCTGGAGGAGACCCTGGGGGCCTTCAACGAGCTCGCCGTGCAGGGCAAGGTGCGCGCCCTGGGCGCGAGCAACGTGGCGACCTGGCGGCTGGAGCGGGCCAGGAACGTCTCGGCGGCGCGCGGGTGGATGCCGTACACGTACGTGCAGCTGCGGCATACGTACCTGCGGCCCCGGCCGCTCACCAAGCCCGCGGAGTCGGGGCACACGCTGGTGACGGACGAGTTGCTCGACTACCTGGCCGCCGAGCCGGACATGACGTTGTGGGCGTACAACACGCTGATGTTCGGCGCGTACACGCGTCCCGACCGGCCGATCTCCGAGATCTACGACCACTCGGGCACCACCGCCCGCCTCGCCGTCCTCCAGGAGGTGGCGAACGAGCTGGGCGCCACCCCGAACCAGGTGGTCCTGGCATGGCTGATGGCCGACGGCATCGTCCCGATCGTCGGCGTGTCGACGATGGCGCAGTTGGAAGAGGCCATCGGCGCCGCGGACCTGAAGCTGGACCCGGACCTCCGCGCCCGCCTGGACGCCCCGGCCTGA
- a CDS encoding M14 family metallopeptidase, producing the protein MSRSTNLVAAMILGLGTLLVAAPTSVSADPLPPGDQIELYQLESAPGTAQTLREKGFDVVQHETKGDKEHVELTAAQADVAGLRKLGFKPEPVRNPQGQTQLQAAKAQAAGGYTVWKSYSEPGGIADQLKAIANANKDIVKLQSIGKSLQGKDILAAKVSTGARVLPDGLKPSTLFSATQHAREWITTEVDMRLLKYVIANKGALKDLLNKTELWFVPVANPDGYDFTFTEGNRLWRKNLRDNNGDGKIAVGDGVDPNRNFPTNFHYDEEGSSSVTSSDTYRGPGPASEPETKAMDGLLKRVGFEMQLNYHSYGPLLLYPIGVQIATETADNPIYEALTGTDDKPAVPGFDPDLGAELYTTNGDTNDQAHFQYGTLSWTPELNEGCDGCGFVFPDDEALVQAEFEKNVPFALDVATSAVNPAEPVSHLGNKTPDFVLDPFEVSHGKDQVVQVNAKRKLGPVFLNYQVNGGRTKIVPTGEWKGGERYGKGYNRYYHWMRGKISGAKPGDQVKVWFTSIGKKSADFTYTVASDIGGQVLVLATEDVTGISPVQGVAEAKYADEYAAALTAAGYTSDVYDMDKMGRKAPHPLGVLSHYKAVVWETGDDIIPRSTGQVPGTTSKGGVDTELAVRDYLNEGGKLLHAGKYASYAANNNGSYYYEPDQPAQSECAVADDPPCIPVFNDFQQYYLGAYVFFDDAGTDHDTGQPYPLTGNGGRFDGFNATLEPSHTNSFVATSAILPAQQFPLFESSAQVKWVRPGGPFDPHTGAWDVYSGIADVSWKRLTKTIDLTGKSSGDLSFWTSYDTESEWDFLTVEARTAGGDDWTTLPDANSHTSQVTGSSCDPPSGGDGWRTIHPFTQRYQGPNCEPTGTSGAWHAASGNSAGWQQWKIDLTPYAGKQVELSISYISDWGTQGAGVFLDDFKVTLDGATAEETSFESDLGGWTIGAAPEGSSSAVNNWFRTDQVFEEGGGIVTKDTVYLGFGAESITDQAARTDLIKRSMLHLLGDPR; encoded by the coding sequence TTGTCTCGATCAACGAACCTCGTCGCCGCGATGATCCTCGGCTTAGGCACCTTACTCGTGGCCGCCCCCACCTCCGTGTCCGCCGACCCGCTGCCGCCCGGCGACCAGATAGAGCTCTACCAGCTCGAAAGCGCACCAGGCACCGCCCAGACGCTCAGAGAGAAGGGCTTCGACGTCGTCCAGCACGAGACCAAGGGCGACAAGGAGCACGTGGAGCTGACCGCCGCCCAGGCGGACGTGGCCGGGCTGAGGAAACTCGGCTTCAAGCCGGAGCCCGTACGCAACCCCCAGGGCCAGACCCAACTGCAGGCCGCCAAGGCACAGGCGGCCGGCGGCTACACCGTCTGGAAGTCCTACTCCGAGCCGGGCGGCATCGCCGACCAGCTCAAAGCCATCGCGAACGCCAACAAGGACATCGTCAAGCTCCAGTCCATCGGCAAGTCCCTGCAGGGCAAGGACATCCTGGCCGCCAAGGTGAGCACCGGCGCGCGGGTGCTGCCCGACGGCCTCAAGCCGTCCACCCTGTTCTCCGCCACGCAGCACGCCCGCGAGTGGATCACCACCGAGGTCGACATGCGGCTGCTGAAGTACGTGATCGCGAACAAGGGCGCGCTCAAGGACCTGCTCAACAAGACCGAGTTGTGGTTCGTGCCGGTGGCCAACCCCGACGGCTACGACTTCACCTTCACCGAGGGCAACCGCCTATGGCGCAAGAACCTGCGTGACAACAACGGCGACGGCAAGATCGCGGTCGGCGACGGCGTCGACCCGAACCGCAACTTCCCCACGAACTTCCACTATGACGAAGAGGGCTCGTCGAGCGTCACGAGCAGCGACACCTACCGCGGCCCCGGTCCGGCCAGCGAGCCGGAGACCAAGGCCATGGACGGCCTGCTCAAGCGCGTCGGGTTCGAGATGCAGCTGAACTATCACTCCTACGGCCCGCTGCTGCTCTACCCGATCGGCGTGCAGATCGCCACGGAGACGGCCGACAACCCGATCTACGAGGCGCTCACCGGGACCGACGACAAGCCGGCCGTGCCCGGCTTCGACCCCGACCTCGGCGCCGAGCTCTACACCACGAACGGCGACACCAACGACCAGGCCCACTTCCAGTACGGCACGCTGTCGTGGACCCCGGAGCTGAACGAGGGCTGCGACGGCTGCGGCTTCGTCTTCCCCGACGACGAGGCCCTGGTGCAGGCGGAGTTCGAGAAGAACGTGCCGTTCGCGCTCGACGTCGCCACGTCGGCGGTCAACCCCGCCGAGCCGGTGAGCCACCTGGGCAACAAGACCCCCGACTTCGTGCTCGACCCGTTCGAGGTCAGCCACGGCAAGGACCAGGTCGTCCAGGTCAACGCCAAGCGCAAGCTCGGCCCGGTCTTCCTGAACTACCAGGTCAACGGCGGCCGGACGAAGATCGTTCCGACCGGCGAGTGGAAGGGCGGCGAGCGCTACGGCAAGGGCTACAACCGCTACTACCACTGGATGCGTGGCAAGATCTCCGGCGCCAAGCCCGGCGACCAGGTGAAGGTCTGGTTCACCTCGATCGGGAAGAAGAGCGCCGACTTCACCTACACCGTCGCGTCCGACATCGGCGGACAGGTGCTGGTGCTGGCCACCGAGGACGTCACCGGCATCAGCCCCGTCCAGGGCGTGGCCGAGGCCAAATACGCCGACGAGTACGCCGCTGCGCTGACGGCGGCCGGCTACACCTCGGACGTGTACGACATGGACAAGATGGGCCGCAAGGCCCCGCACCCGCTGGGCGTGCTCAGCCACTACAAGGCCGTGGTGTGGGAGACCGGCGACGACATCATCCCGCGCTCGACCGGCCAGGTGCCCGGCACCACGTCCAAGGGCGGCGTGGACACCGAGCTCGCCGTGCGCGACTACCTCAACGAGGGCGGCAAGCTGCTGCACGCCGGCAAGTACGCGTCGTACGCGGCCAACAACAACGGCTCCTACTACTACGAGCCGGACCAGCCCGCGCAGTCCGAGTGCGCCGTGGCCGACGACCCGCCGTGCATCCCGGTGTTCAACGACTTCCAGCAGTACTACCTGGGCGCCTACGTCTTCTTCGACGACGCGGGCACCGATCATGACACCGGCCAGCCGTACCCGCTGACCGGCAACGGCGGCAGGTTCGACGGCTTCAACGCAACGCTGGAGCCGAGCCACACCAACTCGTTCGTGGCCACCTCGGCCATCCTGCCCGCGCAGCAGTTCCCGCTGTTCGAGAGCTCCGCGCAGGTCAAGTGGGTACGCCCGGGCGGCCCGTTCGACCCGCACACCGGCGCGTGGGACGTCTACAGCGGCATCGCCGACGTCTCGTGGAAGCGGCTGACCAAGACCATCGACCTGACCGGCAAGTCGAGCGGCGACCTGTCGTTCTGGACGTCGTACGACACCGAGAGCGAGTGGGACTTCCTGACCGTGGAGGCCCGCACGGCCGGCGGCGACGACTGGACGACTCTGCCCGACGCCAACAGCCACACCTCGCAGGTCACCGGCAGCAGCTGCGACCCGCCGAGCGGCGGTGACGGCTGGCGGACCATCCATCCGTTCACGCAGCGCTACCAGGGACCGAACTGTGAGCCGACCGGCACCTCCGGCGCGTGGCACGCCGCCTCGGGCAATTCGGCCGGCTGGCAGCAGTGGAAGATCGACCTGACCCCGTACGCGGGCAAGCAGGTCGAGCTGTCCATCTCCTACATCAGCGACTGGGGCACCCAGGGCGCGGGCGTCTTCCTCGACGACTTCAAGGTCACGCTGGACGGCGCGACGGCGGAGGAGACCTCGTTCGAGTCCGACCTCGGCGGCTGGACCATCGGGGCGGCGCCCGAGGGCTCCTCCTCGGCGGTCAACAACTGGTTCCGCACCGACCAGGTCTTCGAGGAAGGCGGCGGCATCGTCACCAAGGACACCGTCTACCTCGGCTTCGGCGCTGAGAGCATCACCGACCAGGCGGCGCGTACGGACCTGATCAAGCGGTCCATGCTGCACCTGCTCGGCGATCCTCGCTGA
- a CDS encoding GH1 family beta-glucosidase yields MFLWGTATAAYQIEGAVTEDGRGVSIWDTFSHEPGRTRDGHTGDVACDHYHRWREDVALMSGLGVNAYRFSIAWPRVQPLGSGPANAKGLDFYERLVDALLEAGIQPVPTLFHWDLPQALEDRGGWLNREISEMFAEYAAAVATRLADRVPLWITLNEPFVHMAFGYAMGVHAPGQALLTGALPAAHHQLLAHGLAVRALRAAGARQVAITNNCTPVWPASQQEPDLRAADAYDILHNRLFNDPILLGKYPDLSAYVTALGVVRDGDLDVIATPLDALGINYYNPTRIAAPTSEGLPFTDAGITGYPTTAFGWPIVPDGLRELLTGLKTRYGAALPPILITENGCSNDDTSTLDDAARIAFLEGHIAAMRQAMAEGVDVRGYFVWSLLDNFEWAEGYHQRFGLVHVDFGTQRRTPKASYAWLRDFLRGQNTDT; encoded by the coding sequence ATGTTCCTTTGGGGTACGGCCACCGCCGCCTACCAGATCGAGGGCGCCGTCACCGAGGACGGCAGAGGCGTTTCCATCTGGGACACCTTCAGCCACGAGCCCGGCCGCACCAGGGACGGCCACACCGGCGACGTGGCGTGCGACCACTACCACCGCTGGCGCGAGGACGTCGCCCTGATGTCCGGCCTCGGCGTGAACGCCTACCGGTTCTCGATCGCGTGGCCGCGCGTCCAGCCCCTCGGCTCGGGCCCGGCCAACGCCAAGGGTCTCGACTTCTACGAACGGCTCGTGGACGCCCTGCTGGAGGCGGGCATCCAACCGGTGCCCACGTTGTTCCACTGGGACCTGCCCCAGGCCCTGGAGGACCGCGGCGGGTGGCTGAATCGCGAAATTTCGGAAATGTTCGCCGAGTACGCCGCCGCCGTCGCCACCCGCCTCGCCGACCGCGTCCCCCTGTGGATCACCCTGAACGAGCCGTTCGTGCACATGGCCTTCGGCTACGCCATGGGCGTGCATGCCCCCGGCCAGGCCCTGCTGACCGGCGCCCTGCCGGCCGCGCACCACCAGCTCCTGGCCCACGGGCTGGCGGTGCGCGCCCTGCGAGCCGCGGGGGCGCGCCAGGTGGCCATCACGAACAACTGCACTCCGGTCTGGCCCGCCTCTCAGCAGGAGCCCGACCTGAGGGCGGCCGACGCCTACGACATCCTGCACAACCGCCTGTTCAACGACCCCATCCTTCTCGGCAAATATCCCGACCTGTCGGCCTACGTCACGGCCCTCGGCGTCGTCCGTGACGGAGACCTCGACGTCATCGCCACACCTTTGGACGCCCTGGGCATCAACTACTACAACCCCACCCGCATCGCCGCCCCGACGTCGGAAGGCCTGCCGTTCACCGACGCCGGCATCACCGGCTATCCCACGACGGCGTTCGGCTGGCCGATCGTCCCCGATGGCCTGCGCGAACTGCTCACCGGACTCAAGACCAGGTACGGCGCCGCGCTCCCGCCCATCCTCATCACCGAGAACGGCTGCTCCAACGACGACACGAGCACGCTCGACGACGCGGCCCGCATCGCGTTCCTGGAGGGCCACATCGCCGCGATGCGGCAGGCCATGGCCGAGGGCGTGGACGTCCGCGGCTACTTCGTCTGGTCGCTGCTGGACAACTTCGAGTGGGCCGAGGGCTACCACCAGCGCTTCGGACTGGTGCACGTGGACTTCGGCACCCAGCGCCGCACCCCAAAGGCGTCCTACGCGTGGCTGAGGGACTTCCTGCGGGGTCAGAACACCGACACATGA
- a CDS encoding AMP-binding protein: MDERVVIVDSDTGLRLTEEQLDERSAAAIIQLRRRGVRVGDTVLICLPVGPDLLVAADAVIAVGGVAWPVPADLETWALHERIEASGARVLISDLPQALEAAEESRVRIVMSVADLSALQAAREADAERA; encoded by the coding sequence ATGGATGAGCGCGTCGTCATCGTGGACTCGGACACAGGACTGAGGCTCACCGAGGAGCAGCTGGACGAGAGGTCAGCTGCCGCGATCATCCAGTTGCGGCGCAGGGGCGTGCGGGTGGGCGACACCGTGCTCATCTGCCTGCCGGTCGGGCCCGATCTGCTGGTGGCGGCCGACGCGGTGATCGCCGTGGGCGGCGTGGCCTGGCCGGTGCCGGCCGACCTCGAGACGTGGGCGCTCCATGAACGCATTGAGGCCAGCGGGGCCCGCGTGCTGATCTCCGACCTCCCGCAGGCGCTGGAGGCGGCCGAGGAGTCCCGTGTGCGGATCGTCATGAGCGTCGCAGACCTCAGCGCCCTCCAGGCCGCCCGCGAGGCGGACGCCGAGCGAGCATAA
- a CDS encoding coiled-coil domain-containing protein codes for MRIWRFAVLVAVLSGLLGLHSPQPASADPSPAELRKLTKQAARLNELYRGQIQSLEEIRIQAKRATETSSGLQAKLAAARADVGRIAQTAYMIGPIDGIQLFGMTAEPHQVLGQAANMTYMATERTERVKSIQKLIEDSKEAKLNANDKIEKLKKEIKTLLGKRDDIQRLLNKYGFQQPGGADGLTPRMVQVRAEIMQNFPMKYGVGCLRPGDPGEHGKGRACDFMMSRGGTMAGGADAANGDALADWLIKNGSRLGVMYIIWKQRYYDIRSGGGWDPMSDRGGVTANHYDHVHVSVF; via the coding sequence GTGAGAATCTGGCGGTTCGCCGTTCTTGTCGCCGTCCTCTCCGGGCTGCTCGGGCTCCACTCGCCGCAGCCGGCGTCGGCCGATCCCAGCCCTGCTGAGCTGCGCAAGCTCACCAAACAGGCGGCCCGGCTCAACGAGCTCTACCGCGGCCAGATCCAGAGCCTGGAGGAGATCAGGATCCAGGCCAAGCGGGCCACCGAGACCTCGAGCGGTCTGCAGGCCAAGCTCGCGGCCGCACGGGCGGACGTGGGGCGCATCGCCCAGACCGCCTACATGATCGGCCCCATCGACGGCATCCAGCTCTTCGGCATGACGGCCGAGCCGCATCAGGTCCTCGGCCAGGCGGCCAACATGACCTACATGGCCACCGAGCGGACCGAGCGCGTCAAGAGCATCCAGAAGCTGATCGAGGATTCCAAAGAGGCGAAGCTCAACGCCAATGACAAGATCGAGAAGCTGAAGAAGGAGATCAAGACCCTCCTGGGCAAACGCGACGACATTCAGCGCCTGCTCAACAAATACGGCTTCCAGCAGCCCGGCGGCGCGGACGGCCTGACGCCGCGCATGGTCCAGGTGCGTGCCGAGATCATGCAGAACTTCCCGATGAAATACGGTGTGGGCTGCCTGCGCCCCGGTGACCCCGGCGAGCACGGCAAGGGCCGGGCCTGCGACTTCATGATGTCCCGGGGCGGCACCATGGCCGGTGGGGCCGACGCCGCCAACGGCGACGCCCTGGCCGACTGGCTCATCAAGAACGGCTCCAGACTCGGCGTGATGTACATCATCTGGAAGCAGCGCTACTACGACATCCGCTCAGGGGGCGGCTGGGATCCGATGTCGGACCGCGGCGGGGTCACGGCCAACCACTACGACCATGTTCATGTGTCGGTGTTCTGA